One window of Candidatus Acidulodesulfobacterium ferriphilum genomic DNA carries:
- a CDS encoding glycosyltransferase translates to MVSIIIPAREEEKYIGISIEKLLSQSGVIFIGKDENPADFQGKGKTVCELTVVVTCGEDNTEGAVAKYPKVNLISDNFSGVSEARNIGANVSRGDVFLFLDADTLLNDGFIKRLDGFKEKNNFIGTSRLLPDINTLKARIFMFGNNIAHIISKTSMALIFCHRDVYKEAGGFDESMTAGEDLKFISIALKSGAKFKYLGDISAVTSMRRFETNGYIRTALEWMGGYFFKPPEHYDVVR, encoded by the coding sequence ATGGTTTCGATAATTATACCTGCCCGTGAAGAAGAAAAATACATAGGAATATCTATCGAAAAACTGTTAAGTCAGAGCGGCGTTATTTTTATAGGAAAAGATGAAAACCCCGCAGATTTTCAAGGCAAAGGCAAAACCGTCTGCGAACTTACGGTTGTCGTTACATGCGGCGAAGACAATACCGAAGGGGCGGTTGCCAAATACCCGAAGGTAAATCTTATTTCGGATAATTTCAGCGGGGTGTCCGAGGCAAGAAATATCGGGGCTAATGTTTCGAGGGGCGATGTTTTCCTGTTTTTAGATGCCGATACGCTTTTAAACGACGGTTTTATTAAACGGCTTGACGGCTTTAAGGAGAAAAATAATTTTATCGGAACATCAAGGCTTTTGCCCGATATTAATACTTTAAAGGCAAGGATTTTTATGTTTGGCAACAATATTGCCCATATAATTTCAAAAACATCTATGGCTTTGATATTTTGCCACAGGGATGTTTATAAAGAAGCGGGCGGGTTCGATGAGAGTATGACTGCGGGAGAAGACCTTAAGTTTATAAGCATTGCGTTAAAAAGCGGGGCAAAGTTTAAATATTTGGGAGATATAAGCGCTGTAACATCTATGAGGCGGTTCGAGACAAACGGCTATATCAGGACTGCGCTGGAATGGATGGGGGGTTATTTCTTTAAACCGCCGGAGCATTACGATGTAGTGAGGTAG
- a CDS encoding glycosyltransferase, with protein MKILFSLCSWGLGHATRSLPILRRLVKDSHEVIVYTSGRSLALLQSELKDGARFVASVPYPSPYSDKIGFAFRFLKTAPKIMKVIKEENLEVDRMIKENKVDLIISDSRFGSYSRVVPSYLIFHQLRFIAPLRLAPAEMVTEFYNHNLQNKFEKIIVPDYAENSLSGDLSHNLRYFKPEKVEYIGILSDFESLDVKQDLDYLFSISGPEPTRTILEEKLFSQLPLLNGSKIAVALGKPGKFTKEVVGNTVIYSYLEKARRDELMNRAKIVVSRSGYTTIMDVAEINRNALFIPTPGQTEQVYLANHLEKVGFFHSVKQGKLKLDIDAKEALKFKGFVPPWKTGESVERFLKVVRIKD; from the coding sequence ATGAAAATATTATTTTCGTTATGCAGCTGGGGTTTGGGGCATGCCACAAGGTCTCTTCCCATCTTGAGGCGGCTTGTAAAAGATTCCCATGAGGTAATAGTTTACACCTCTGGAAGAAGTCTGGCGCTATTACAGTCCGAGCTTAAAGACGGCGCAAGGTTTGTCGCTTCGGTGCCTTATCCGTCCCCATATTCCGATAAAATCGGGTTTGCCTTCAGATTTTTGAAAACAGCCCCAAAGATAATGAAAGTTATTAAGGAAGAAAACCTTGAGGTTGACAGGATGATTAAGGAAAACAAAGTTGATCTGATAATTTCTGACTCAAGGTTTGGCTCGTATTCCAGGGTGGTTCCGTCTTATCTTATTTTTCATCAATTGCGGTTTATAGCGCCTTTAAGGCTGGCGCCGGCAGAAATGGTAACCGAGTTTTATAATCATAATCTGCAAAACAAGTTTGAAAAAATTATCGTTCCTGATTATGCCGAAAACTCGCTTTCGGGGGATTTGTCGCATAATTTAAGATATTTTAAACCGGAAAAAGTAGAATATATAGGGATTCTTTCCGATTTTGAGAGTCTTGATGTCAAACAGGATTTAGATTACCTGTTTTCCATTTCCGGTCCTGAACCTACAAGGACGATACTTGAAGAAAAGCTGTTTTCGCAGCTTCCTCTTTTAAACGGCTCTAAAATTGCCGTTGCGCTTGGAAAGCCGGGTAAGTTTACGAAAGAGGTCGTGGGCAATACGGTTATATATTCATACCTTGAAAAAGCAAGGCGCGATGAGCTTATGAACAGGGCAAAGATAGTCGTTTCAAGGTCGGGTTATACAACCATAATGGATGTTGCCGAGATTAACAGGAATGCCCTTTTTATACCTACCCCGGGACAGACGGAGCAGGTTTATCTGGCAAACCATTTAGAAAAGGTCGGGTTCTTTCATTCGGTAAAACAGGGGAAACTTAAACTTGACATAGACGCAAAAGAAGCGTTAAAATTCAAAGGGTTCGTTCCGCCTTGGAAAACCGGCGAAAGTGTCGAGAGGTTTCTTAAAGTGGTAAGGATTAAGGACTGA
- a CDS encoding flippase-like domain-containing protein: protein MTKTFVLSTSIGLLFVIALIFIVGPKSILQMISHLSIIDFILLFCLSYLALFFSALSFNNALNVYDAKIDLKNLTNIKLIGYSANYIAPSGIFAGFIGGDAIMALILKKRSGLEFKRGFSAGLAAKVIEFAVFLLFIYLGLILGFRYFYLPPEIWFFLFIAGIFVGVVTLVFLINPIIDNRFFTKILQYLTRFKILNNLISKILKHINDFEKELHLFYVKGAKYLFLSLFLSITETVILVFQIWLLVHFLGINMGFSKTLLVFSVSMLVFALPLAPGSAGTYELSQVGLFDILGLGSDLGLTFSLIMRAVNLLMVAISFFLVPHYGIHFFKKSEEDS from the coding sequence TTGACTAAAACTTTCGTACTTTCAACATCCATTGGCTTATTGTTTGTTATAGCTTTGATTTTTATCGTAGGACCGAAAAGCATATTGCAGATGATAAGCCACTTAAGTATTATAGACTTTATACTTTTATTTTGCCTGTCTTATCTCGCGCTATTTTTTTCGGCGCTTTCATTTAATAACGCCTTAAATGTATATGATGCCAAAATTGATTTAAAAAATCTTACGAACATAAAACTTATAGGCTATAGCGCAAATTACATCGCCCCGTCTGGAATATTTGCGGGTTTTATCGGCGGCGATGCCATTATGGCGTTAATACTGAAAAAAAGAAGCGGGCTTGAATTTAAACGGGGCTTTTCGGCGGGCCTCGCGGCTAAGGTGATAGAATTTGCGGTATTTTTGCTGTTCATTTACCTCGGTCTTATACTCGGTTTCAGGTATTTCTATCTTCCGCCGGAAATCTGGTTTTTTTTATTTATCGCAGGCATATTTGTCGGCGTAGTAACCCTTGTTTTTTTAATTAATCCGATTATAGACAACAGGTTTTTCACTAAAATATTGCAATATTTAACAAGATTTAAAATTCTTAACAATTTAATATCCAAGATTTTAAAGCATATAAACGATTTTGAAAAAGAGCTTCACCTGTTTTATGTAAAAGGCGCAAAATATCTATTTTTAAGCCTCTTTTTAAGCATTACGGAGACTGTAATTCTTGTTTTTCAAATATGGCTTCTTGTTCACTTTCTTGGCATTAATATGGGTTTTTCCAAGACTCTCCTCGTGTTTTCGGTTTCGATGCTTGTATTCGCCCTGCCGCTCGCGCCCGGTTCCGCTGGAACCTATGAGCTGTCGCAGGTCGGTCTTTTTGATATTCTGGGATTGGGGTCGGATTTGGGTCTTACCTTCAGCCTTATAATGAGAGCGGTAAATTTGCTTATGGTCGCCATTTCTTTTTTTCTTGTTCCTCATTACGGCATACATTTTTTTAAAAAAAGCGAAGAGGATTCATAA